The Elusimicrobiota bacterium nucleotide sequence GTTTATCCTGCTGGGGATGCCCGTGGTACAGATCGTGATCTTCGGGTTTGCGCTTACCAACGAGGTGAAGAATTCAAAGATAGCGGTGCTGGATTTTTCCAAAGATGATGCCACCCAGTCACTCATTACCCAGCTGGATGCTAGCCGCTACTTCGACCT carries:
- a CDS encoding ABC transporter permease: MKQFFAFIKKEFYHIWRDKRTMFILLGMPVVQIVIFGFALTNEVKNSKIAVLDFSKDDATQSLITQLDASRYFDL